In Campylobacter vicugnae, a genomic segment contains:
- a CDS encoding ATP-dependent DNA helicase — translation MLNHILELLKEHNIFLTGGGGVGKSYMTTKIMHIYSKNNKRVVALGSTGISAVGIGGVSIHSFFKFGICSNYLELNLFDKKQKEKLKELFNIIKNIDLLIIDEISMVSADLMEMIWLRLIQGSFSGRVMVVGDFYQLPPVKKQDSIGLFNFNYAFSSTAWYNLKFINIELVVSKRTSDMQFYSMLSRLRLGIIDSEIYKALSSKITNTIPNDSIILFGRNIEADMLNAKKLAQIPNLLVKIKANEKIYDDNLHKDTYDKWVNNLNALRELEIKKDAKVMFLCNKWGEYYNGEQGKIQEINQDSSGEIISINVLKDNGVVVEVVPFTYWLFEYKKDGQDIKENIRAEFVQFPLKLAYAITIHKSQGMSIKRLVCNLNHIFANGQLYVALSRAISWDELGIIYTRSKDFYSYLKSVVNIDQSVNEFYAKEKFIREKI, via the coding sequence TTGTTAAATCATATTTTAGAACTACTTAAAGAACACAATATATTTCTTACTGGTGGCGGCGGTGTAGGCAAGAGCTATATGACTACAAAGATTATGCATATCTACTCTAAAAACAATAAAAGAGTAGTAGCTCTTGGAAGTACTGGTATAAGTGCTGTAGGAATTGGTGGAGTAAGTATTCATAGCTTTTTTAAATTTGGGATTTGTAGCAACTATTTAGAGCTTAATCTATTTGATAAAAAACAAAAGGAGAAATTAAAAGAGTTATTTAATATTATTAAAAATATTGATCTTTTAATAATAGATGAGATATCTATGGTAAGTGCGGATCTTATGGAGATGATATGGCTAAGGCTAATACAAGGCAGTTTTAGCGGTCGTGTGATGGTGGTTGGAGATTTTTATCAGCTTCCGCCAGTTAAAAAGCAAGATAGTATTGGATTGTTTAACTTTAATTACGCCTTTTCTTCTACGGCTTGGTATAATCTTAAATTTATAAATATTGAATTAGTAGTCTCTAAAAGAACATCTGATATGCAATTTTACTCTATGCTTTCACGCCTTAGGTTAGGTATTATAGATAGTGAAATTTATAAGGCATTAAGCTCTAAAATTACAAATACAATTCCAAATGATAGTATAATATTGTTTGGCAGAAATATTGAAGCTGATATGCTAAATGCTAAAAAATTAGCCCAAATTCCAAATTTGCTTGTGAAAATAAAAGCTAATGAAAAAATATATGATGATAATTTGCATAAGGATACTTATGATAAATGGGTAAATAATTTAAATGCCTTAAGAGAATTAGAGATTAAAAAAGATGCCAAGGTGATGTTTTTATGTAATAAATGGGGTGAGTATTATAATGGCGAACAAGGCAAGATTCAAGAGATAAATCAAGATAGTAGCGGAGAGATTATAAGCATAAATGTATTAAAAGATAATGGTGTAGTAGTTGAGGTAGTTCCATTTACCTATTGGCTATTTGAGTATAAAAAAGATGGGCAAGATATTAAAGAAAATATAAGAGCTGAGTTTGTCCAGTTTCCTTTAAAACTAGCTTACGCTATTACCATACATAAATCACAAGGTATGAGTATTAAGCGTTTAGTGTGTAATTTAAATCATATATTTGCTAATGGACAGCTATATGTGGCATTATCAAGGGCTATTAGTTGGGATGAGCTTGGTATAATATATACTAGAAGTAAAGATTTTTACTCATATTTAAAAAGTGTGGTAAATATAGACCAAAGTGTAAATGAATTTTATGCAAAAGAGAAATTTATAAGGGAAAAAATATGA
- the secA gene encoding preprotein translocase subunit SecA codes for MLSFIAKKIFGTKNDKEIKKYYKRVAKINALESKYEALNDDELRAEFVALQNSLIESKVTKDSILNDVFAIVREVSKRTLNMRHFDVQLIGGMVLNEGKIAEMKTGEGKTLVATLPVVLNAMDKKGVHVVTVNDYLAKRDATQMSAIYNFLGLSVGIIVGGEYDDSKRKASYDADITYGTNNEFGFDYLRDNMKFELSSKVQREHNFVIVDEVDSILIDEARTPLIISGPTNRTLDGYIKADEVARAMKRGEPATTPQDKPTGDFTVDEKSRTIIITEAGIAKAEQLFGVENLYNLENAILSHHLDQALKAHNLFEKDVHYVVRDEGVVIVDEFTGRLSEGRRFSEGLHQALEAKEGVKIQEESQTLADITFQNYFRMYGTIAGMTGTAQTEAAEFAQIYNLDVISIPTNLPIKRVDKDDLIYKSENEKFKAVIEEIKIANAKGQPVLVGTASIEKSELFHKMLAKERIAHSVLNAKNHEKEAQIIAEAGAKGAVTIATNMAGRGVDIRIDDEVRALGGLYIIGTERHESRRIDNQLRGRAGRQGDPGVSRFYLSLEDNLLRIFGSDKIKAIMERLGIEEGESIESRLVTRAVENAQKKVESLHFESRKHVLEYDDVANEQRKTIYKYRDELLDPNSDLKEKIISNREDLVLMMLSEADVIEGGLSEDFDMNRLALVVKENSLIDIDPNELKGLDFNELKGFIVDKLAADYELKMSQIDIEQRKGIEKLLYLQILDAAWREHLYQMDILKTGIGLRGYNQKDPLTEYKKESYNLFMELVNRLKTESVKTLQIVKFKSEEPDNNLNKTTNESVKIDKKPSRNSPCPCGSGAKFKECCGKSGPKIGVFA; via the coding sequence ATGCTTTCATTCATTGCTAAAAAAATATTTGGAACCAAAAACGATAAAGAGATTAAAAAGTATTATAAAAGAGTAGCCAAAATTAATGCCTTAGAATCAAAATATGAAGCCTTAAATGATGATGAACTAAGGGCTGAATTTGTTGCTTTACAAAACTCTTTAATAGAAAGTAAGGTTACTAAAGATAGTATATTAAATGATGTTTTTGCTATTGTTAGAGAGGTATCAAAAAGAACGCTAAATATGAGACACTTTGATGTGCAATTAATAGGCGGTATGGTTTTAAATGAAGGCAAGATTGCAGAGATGAAAACAGGTGAGGGTAAAACTCTTGTAGCAACCTTACCAGTTGTTTTAAACGCAATGGATAAAAAAGGGGTCCATGTAGTAACTGTAAATGACTATCTAGCCAAACGCGATGCTACTCAAATGAGTGCTATATATAATTTTTTAGGCCTTAGTGTTGGTATTATAGTAGGTGGTGAGTATGATGATAGTAAGCGTAAAGCCTCATATGATGCTGATATTACATATGGTACAAATAATGAATTTGGCTTTGATTATTTGCGTGATAATATGAAATTTGAACTATCTAGCAAGGTGCAAAGAGAGCATAACTTTGTAATTGTAGATGAGGTTGATAGTATCTTAATAGATGAGGCTAGAACTCCATTAATTATCTCAGGGCCTACTAATCGCACATTAGATGGATATATTAAGGCTGATGAGGTAGCAAGAGCTATGAAAAGAGGAGAGCCAGCTACTACACCACAAGATAAGCCAACTGGGGATTTTACAGTAGATGAAAAAAGTAGAACTATAATAATAACTGAGGCTGGAATCGCTAAAGCTGAACAGCTATTTGGTGTAGAAAATTTATATAATTTAGAAAATGCAATCTTAAGCCACCATCTAGACCAAGCACTTAAAGCACATAATCTATTTGAAAAAGATGTACACTATGTAGTTCGTGATGAAGGCGTGGTAATTGTAGATGAATTTACTGGTAGATTAAGCGAAGGTAGAAGATTTAGCGAAGGCCTTCATCAAGCCTTAGAGGCTAAAGAGGGTGTAAAAATCCAAGAAGAGAGCCAGACTTTAGCTGATATTACTTTTCAAAATTACTTTAGGATGTATGGAACAATTGCTGGAATGACTGGTACAGCACAAACTGAAGCGGCTGAATTTGCTCAAATTTATAATTTAGATGTAATCTCTATCCCAACTAATCTACCGATTAAAAGAGTGGATAAAGATGATTTAATATATAAGAGTGAAAATGAGAAATTTAAAGCTGTAATAGAAGAGATAAAAATAGCAAATGCTAAAGGTCAGCCAGTATTAGTAGGTACTGCAAGCATCGAAAAAAGTGAGTTATTCCATAAAATGTTAGCTAAAGAGCGTATAGCTCACTCTGTATTAAATGCTAAAAACCATGAAAAAGAGGCACAAATCATTGCCGAAGCTGGAGCTAAAGGTGCTGTAACTATTGCAACTAATATGGCTGGTCGTGGTGTAGATATTCGTATTGATGATGAGGTGCGCGCTCTTGGTGGATTATATATTATTGGTACTGAAAGACACGAGAGTCGCCGTATTGATAATCAATTAAGAGGGCGCGCTGGTCGTCAAGGCGATCCTGGTGTTAGTAGATTTTATCTAAGCTTAGAAGATAATCTTCTTAGAATCTTTGGTAGTGATAAGATTAAAGCAATTATGGAAAGACTTGGAATCGAAGAGGGTGAGAGCATAGAAAGTAGGCTAGTTACTCGTGCAGTAGAAAATGCACAAAAAAAGGTAGAAAGCCTACATTTTGAGAGTAGAAAGCATGTATTAGAATATGATGATGTAGCAAATGAGCAAAGAAAGACAATATATAAGTATAGAGATGAGCTATTAGATCCAAATAGCGATCTAAAAGAGAAAATAATCTCAAATAGAGAAGATTTAGTATTAATGATGTTAAGCGAGGCTGATGTTATAGAAGGTGGGCTAAGCGAAGATTTTGATATGAATAGATTGGCTCTTGTGGTAAAAGAAAATAGTCTAATTGATATTGATCCAAATGAGCTTAAAGGGCTTGATTTTAATGAGCTTAAAGGATTTATTGTAGATAAATTGGCTGCTGATTATGAGCTAAAGATGTCGCAAATAGATATTGAACAAAGAAAAGGCATAGAAAAATTACTATATCTACAAATTTTAGATGCTGCTTGGAGAGAGCATCTATATCAAATGGATATTTTAAAGACTGGAATCGGCTTAAGAGGATATAATCAAAAAGATCCGCTAACTGAATATAAAAAAGAGAGTTATAATCTATTTATGGAGTTAGTAAATAGACTAAAAACAGAGAGTGTAAAAACTCTGCAAATAGTTAAATTTAAGAGTGAAGAACCAGATAATAATCTAAACAAAACTACAAATGAGTCAGTTAAAATAGATAAAAAACCATCTCGTAATTCACCTTGTCCGTGTGGTAGCGGAGCTAAATTTAAAGAGTGTTGTGGTAAAAGCGGACCAAAAATTGGAGTTTTTGCCTAG
- the lolA gene encoding LolA-like outer membrane lipoprotein chaperone: MRKFILIFILSLNLFGSSQLEFKTLFGDFIQTITSQDQKISYTGTLAIDKEIGAFWHYKTPATKLIYFNKKQVVIIEPELEQAIITNLKNSPDIANILQNAKKLTDNEFQTIYDDTTYNIIIENNLPKLISYEDKLGNQAIIEFTQISKNQTIDTQLLIPQIPNNYDIIAN, from the coding sequence ATGAGAAAATTTATATTAATCTTTATTCTATCTTTAAATCTTTTTGGCTCTAGTCAGCTTGAATTTAAAACTCTTTTTGGAGATTTTATTCAAACCATTACTAGTCAAGACCAAAAAATAAGCTATACTGGAACATTAGCCATAGATAAAGAGATTGGAGCATTTTGGCACTATAAAACTCCAGCTACAAAACTAATCTATTTTAATAAAAAACAGGTAGTAATAATCGAACCAGAACTAGAACAAGCCATAATAACAAACCTAAAAAACTCCCCAGATATAGCCAATATTTTACAAAATGCCAAAAAACTAACAGATAATGAATTTCAAACTATCTATGATGATACAACCTATAATATTATAATAGAAAACAACCTACCAAAACTCATTAGTTACGAAGATAAACTAGGCAATCAAGCTATAATTGAATTTACTCAAATAAGCAAAAATCAAACAATAGATACACAGCTATTAATCCCACAAATTCCAAATAATTACGATATAATTGCTAATTAA